The following is a genomic window from Prevotella sp. E13-17.
CTGAGGTAGATCTTGGACCCTCTGCCCCGATGCTGGTAAAACGGTGCCAGCATGCGGATATACCATCGTGGCCGGGCATCACGCTGATTCATAATCAGCCAGTCCAACAGTCGCTTTATCTTGGGATTTCCTTTTAGCTGCGTTCTCAGTGATTCTTTGTCCATAGCGTTATTCATTTATCAAGTTTTGCCATTGTGCAGCAATCGCTTTGATGTCGAATCTGCATGCAATAGCCATTGCCTCTTTTGATTTCTGGCTCCAGTCAATCGCAGTAGCCTGTTGCAGACAGCGTGCCAAATCAGCGACATCACCATTCTTAAAGTAAAGTCCGAAGCCATCCATGATTTCTTTGCTCACATTCAAGTCTGACGATACAATAGGCAGACCATGTGCCATTGCTTCTATCAAAACTAAAGGAAGCCCCTCCCAGCGTGAACTTAGTACATAGACCTGCGCTTCGGAATAATACGTCTGAATATGATCTGTGAATGGATGTATGGTGATTCTGTCTTCTAAATGGTTTTGAGCAATCAGACTTCTGTATGATTGCTCCTCGTCACCTTCGCCCACAATGTCGAGCGTCCACTCGCTGTTTTTCTTTGCAAACAGGGCAAAAGCCTGAATTAACAAGTCGAATCCCTTGTGCAGTGGCGAGAAACGTCCCACGGCTAGGAACTTCTTGGATGTCCCCTTTGAAGGTTCTCCAGGAATGAGCGTCAATGGGTTGTAGATAACCTTCGTGGGGATATGATATGCCTTTGCGTCATGTTGACAGAGCACCACCGTCTCATCAAGCTTGTATAGTTGCCATTCATAATGCTTTCTTAGTTCCGGGCCAAGATAGCGAGAAGCCTCTCCAAATAGCGCCTCATACGAATTGTGTATCCATCCAATCAATTTCGTACCATTCAATTGCTTCCTGCATGCTGCCAAGCGCACGGCCAATGGCGCATGCACCCCTATGATGACATCATAATGTCCCTGCTGCAGCTCCTTTGCCAGAGCTTTCCTCTTCTCTGCAGGAAAAGAACTGTGAGCATAAAGCGCAGAGGTGAATTTGTTTTGTGGCAGGAACTTACGATACAAATAGCTATATGCCTTGCAGAGCGGTAGCTTCCATTGTGGCGTGTCTGGATAAGCAAAATGATGAATGGTCAACATGTCATCCTTCCTGATCAGTGGAGGCTGGTCAAGTGTCACAATGGTCACGTCAAAGTCTTTTGCCAATTCCTCAGCAATTACCCTTGTCACTCGTTGCACGCCGCCAACAGTGAATATCGAGTCTACTAAAAAGCAGATATGTTTCATATTCGTTCGCAAAAATACAAAAAATAATTGATGGTTTCAAATAAAATCCGTATATTTGCACAATAATCGGTAATCATTCGATGAATAATAAAAGAAAGTTAGCATTCCTTTGCAATAATATGAGGTCACTTAACGGAGTGGAACGTGTTCTCTCCCAACGACTAAGCCTTCTGGCAGAAGATGCTAATTATGAGGTTTACTTGATTACGTGCAATCAGTATGGTGCCCCTTTTTCTTTTTCGATTTCCGAAAAAGTACATCATATTGACTTGTCAACAAGATTTCTTCTTCGTTGTTCTTATCGAGGAATATATCAGTACATAGATCGTTTTTTCAGTAAAAGAAAGTATATTAAAGCCATTCGCCAATGTCTGGAATCCCTTTCGCCAGACGTCATTACATGCGTTGATATGCACCTTGCTGACTTGAAAGCGGTGTTATCTATTAACACAAATGCCGTTAAGGTGGTTGAATGTCATGGTGGGCTTTCTGCTTATGTTGCTGATTTGGAGAAAATAAGAAATTCATATAAGCGTAAGAAAGAACGAATTGTAAAAGATAAACTGATCCGTTCTATTCGTAAATTCGACAAGGTCATTGTCATGTCGGAGGCCGAAAGAGCAGAATGGAAGATGGATGATAAGGTGGTATATATTCCGAATATGCTACCTTCTTATCCTGCAGACGAAAAAGATGCTTCTGCAACATATCATCGCGTGATTAGTGTGGGGCGATATGCCTATCAGAAAGGGTATGACATGCTGCTCGAATCGTGGCGTATGGTAGAAAAACAACATCCCGAATGGACCTTGCATATCTACGGAAGCCATGATGGCGATGCAGGTGATTTCGAGCAGTTGCAGTCTATGATAGACAGGTTGCGTATAAAGAATGCCTTCCTTCATCATGCAACTGCAGATGTGTATGCTTGTTATAAGAAGAGTGATTTTTATGTGATGTCATCGCGCTTCGAGTCTTTCGGATTAGTTTTGATAGAGGCGATGTCCTGTGGGTTACCTGTTGTTTCCTTCGATTGCAAGTATGGTCCTAAATCTATTATCAAGGATGGAAAAACGGGAATTCTTGTGCCTCAAGATGATACCGAAAGTTTAGCTGCGGCTATGTGTAAAATGATTGACG
Proteins encoded in this region:
- a CDS encoding glycosyltransferase, with amino-acid sequence MKHICFLVDSIFTVGGVQRVTRVIAEELAKDFDVTIVTLDQPPLIRKDDMLTIHHFAYPDTPQWKLPLCKAYSYLYRKFLPQNKFTSALYAHSSFPAEKRKALAKELQQGHYDVIIGVHAPLAVRLAACRKQLNGTKLIGWIHNSYEALFGEASRYLGPELRKHYEWQLYKLDETVVLCQHDAKAYHIPTKVIYNPLTLIPGEPSKGTSKKFLAVGRFSPLHKGFDLLIQAFALFAKKNSEWTLDIVGEGDEEQSYRSLIAQNHLEDRITIHPFTDHIQTYYSEAQVYVLSSRWEGLPLVLIEAMAHGLPIVSSDLNVSKEIMDGFGLYFKNGDVADLARCLQQATAIDWSQKSKEAMAIACRFDIKAIAAQWQNLINE
- a CDS encoding glycosyltransferase family 4 protein, with protein sequence MNNKRKLAFLCNNMRSLNGVERVLSQRLSLLAEDANYEVYLITCNQYGAPFSFSISEKVHHIDLSTRFLLRCSYRGIYQYIDRFFSKRKYIKAIRQCLESLSPDVITCVDMHLADLKAVLSINTNAVKVVECHGGLSAYVADLEKIRNSYKRKKERIVKDKLIRSIRKFDKVIVMSEAERAEWKMDDKVVYIPNMLPSYPADEKDASATYHRVISVGRYAYQKGYDMLLESWRMVEKQHPEWTLHIYGSHDGDAGDFEQLQSMIDRLRIKNAFLHHATADVYACYKKSDFYVMSSRFESFGLVLIEAMSCGLPVVSFDCKYGPKSIIKDGKTGILVPQDDTESLAAAMCKMIDETKERKRMSINARDEAAHYLPDCIMPLWHAFYQSL